The genomic region GACGCCCGCATCGCTATCGAAGCAGGTACGTGGGAACCGTTCCGCGATACCGTGTTGCGGGAGACAGGTAAAGAGTGATTCGATTATTCGTAGCCGGCTATCCGCGCGACGCTGCCAAAGGCGACTTGCTCGCGCTCTTCCGTCAATTCGGCGCCGGTGAAGAAGACGTCACGTTTCCACGCGATCGCCGGTCGCGCCGAAAAAAGGGCTACGCTTACGTCAACGTCTCCGACGAGTCGACCGCCGATGCCGCCATCGCCGCCTTCAACCTCTTCGAAATCGACGGCAAACCCCTCAGCGTCATCCGCGCCTCAGACCGCCCCTTAAAACGCCCCCGCCACCGCTAACGCATCCTTCGTCGTCGTGTTAGCTTGTCGAACCACGTCCTTCGACAGGCTCAGGATGACAAGGGGGCGTTGTTGTCATGTGGGCGTTTGTCATGGTGAGTTGTCGAACCACGTCCTTCGACGAGCTCAGGATGACAAGGGGGCGCTTGTCATGGTGAGGTTGTTGAATCGTGTTCTTCGTTGTCGTGGATGATTTGGGTGCAGGGGGTGCAGAGGGATGGGTGGTTCGGGTCGGTGCCTAGCGGGAGGTATTTCCAGCAGCGTTGGCATTTTTCGCCGGTGGAGCGTTCGAGGGTGAGCAGGGCGGCTGAACCGCCGTCGAGTTGACCGAGCGCGAGTTCGGAGACGACCAAGGCTTCGCGAAGGTTGTCGCCCAGCGGAGCGAGGCGCGCGTAAAGCGCGGCGCCGGCCACGAGCGTTGCTTTGGCTTCGAAGTCGCGAATCTCGCCATTTGCGGCGACTTGCGCGCGCAGCGTCTTGATCTGCGTCCAGAGATCGCGTGCGGCCGGGTCGTCGTGCTTCGAGAGTGCGAACGTGAGATCGAACACGCTCGCGCGATCGGCGCGCAACGCGGGCGGCACCGATTGCCACGCTTCTTCAGCGGTGAACGAAAGCAACGGCGCGAGCAAGGTGACGAGATGCTCGAAAATATACCAGATCGCGCTCTGCGCGCTGCGGCGGCGTGGCGCGTCGGCGGCACTCGAGTAGAGGCGGTCCTTGAGGGCGTCGAGATAGAAGCTCGAGAGATCGTCTCCCTCGAAACGCACGATCTCGAGATACGCGTCGTGTAAGTTGTAGCTCGCGAGCATGCCGTGAACGCGGCGAACGAATTCGTCGGTAACCTCGCAAGCGAGCGCGTCGAGCGGTTCCATCGCGGCGCGCGGCACGATCGTAGCGGGCGTGAGGTCCTCGAGATTGCTCAGCATGAAGCGCAGGCGGTTACGTACGTTGCGGTAGACGCGGCTGACCTGATCGATGACGTGCGGCCCGAACCGAACGTCGTCGACGAACTCGACCGATGCCGCCCACAGGCGCAGCACGTCCGCGCCCCATTTGTCCATCGCGTCCGCCGCGTCGATTCCGGTGCCGAGCGATTTAGACATCGGGCGGCCGTGTTCGTCGTTAACCCAGCCGTTCTTGACGACGTGCTTGTACGGCGCGCGATCTTTAATGGCCGTCGCGGTGACGATCGAACTGCGGAACCAGCCGCGGTATTGATCGCCGCCTTCGAGCACGAGATCCGACGGCCACGGAAGACCGTCCTTGCCGAGCACGGCGAAGTGCGTCACGCCCGACTCGAACCAAATGTCGACGATGTTCTTCTCTTTTTCGAACGTCGTACCGCCGCACTTGGGACAGGCGAATCCCGCGGGCAAGAACGACTCGACGGGATCGCGCCACCATGCGTCGGCGCCGGCCGCGCGAAAACGCTGCGCGGCAAAACGGGCGACGCCCGCGTCGAGAATCGATTCGTTGCAGCCGCTGCAGAGCAGCGCGGGAATCGGCGTTCCCCACGTGCGCTGCCGCGAGATACACCACTCCGGATGATTCTCGAGCATCTGCACCAGGCGGTTGCGCCCCCAATCCGGCGTAAATTCAACGCCCTGCGCGGCATCGATCGTGCGTTTGCGCAGACGGTTTTGATCCATCGCGATAAACCATTGGGCGGTCGCGCGGAAAATCACCGGGTTGTGGCAACGCCAGCAATGCGGATAGCTATGCGTATATTCGAACGCATCCCAGAGCGCGCCGCCGGTCCGCAAGTCTTCGACGATCGCCGGATTGGCTTTCCAAATATGCATGCCGGCATACGGACCGGCCTCGGCGGTGAAGATGCCGCGTGCGTCGACCGGATTGACGATCGGTAAATTGTATTTCACGCCGGTTTCGAAATCGTCGGCGCCGTGGCCGGGCGCCGTGTGCACCGCACCGGTGCCGGTCTCGAGATCGACGTAATCGGCCAGCACGATGGCCGAATCGCGGCCGAGGAACGGATGGCGCACGGCCAGCCCGTTGAGCGCTTCGCCCTTGACGCTCGCGAGTTTTTGCGCGCGTTCGAATCGCTCGCCCAGCGCCCGCGGAGCGAGTGCCTCGGCGAGGATCAGCGCTTCGTCGTCGACGCGATAGAGCGCGTAGTCGGCGTCGGGTTTGAGCGCGATCGCGACGTTGGCCGGAAGCGTCCACGGCGTCGTCGTCCAAATCAGCACGCTGACGCGTTGCGGCACGTCGGTAACGCCCATCGCCGCGATCACTGCTTCGCGCTGCTGCGGCGTGGCGGCGAACCGAACGTAGACGGAGGGCGAGACCTTCTCTTTGTATTCGATCTCGGCTTCGGCGAGCGCGGTCTCGTCGTGAATGCACCACAGCGTGGAGCGCAGACCCTTGTAGAGCTGGTTCTTTTCCGCTAGATCCGCGAGCGTTTCGACGATCGTCGCTTCGAACTCCGCATCGACGGTGCGATAGGGATGATCGTAGTCGCCGAAGGTGCCCATACGCATGCGCGTCGCGCGCTGGACGTCGAGCCAATGCAGCGCG from Candidatus Baltobacteraceae bacterium harbors:
- a CDS encoding RNA-binding protein, whose product is MIRLFVAGYPRDAAKGDLLALFRQFGAGEEDVTFPRDRRSRRKKGYAYVNVSDESTADAAIAAFNLFEIDGKPLSVIRASDRPLKRPRHR
- the ileS gene encoding isoleucine--tRNA ligase; its protein translation is MSDTLQRDYRDTLNLPKTDFPMKADLPKREPLRVQWWREQGTYERRLERNAGNPPWILHDGPPYANGNLHMGHFLNMVLKDIFVKIAMLDGKWAKFVPGWDMHGLPIELETLKHLKIKDFHAIDPLELRARCKERALHWLDVQRATRMRMGTFGDYDHPYRTVDAEFEATIVETLADLAEKNQLYKGLRSTLWCIHDETALAEAEIEYKEKVSPSVYVRFAATPQQREAVIAAMGVTDVPQRVSVLIWTTTPWTLPANVAIALKPDADYALYRVDDEALILAEALAPRALGERFERAQKLASVKGEALNGLAVRHPFLGRDSAIVLADYVDLETGTGAVHTAPGHGADDFETGVKYNLPIVNPVDARGIFTAEAGPYAGMHIWKANPAIVEDLRTGGALWDAFEYTHSYPHCWRCHNPVIFRATAQWFIAMDQNRLRKRTIDAAQGVEFTPDWGRNRLVQMLENHPEWCISRQRTWGTPIPALLCSGCNESILDAGVARFAAQRFRAAGADAWWRDPVESFLPAGFACPKCGGTTFEKEKNIVDIWFESGVTHFAVLGKDGLPWPSDLVLEGGDQYRGWFRSSIVTATAIKDRAPYKHVVKNGWVNDEHGRPMSKSLGTGIDAADAMDKWGADVLRLWAASVEFVDDVRFGPHVIDQVSRVYRNVRNRLRFMLSNLEDLTPATIVPRAAMEPLDALACEVTDEFVRRVHGMLASYNLHDAYLEIVRFEGDDLSSFYLDALKDRLYSSAADAPRRRSAQSAIWYIFEHLVTLLAPLLSFTAEEAWQSVPPALRADRASVFDLTFALSKHDDPAARDLWTQIKTLRAQVAANGEIRDFEAKATLVAGAALYARLAPLGDNLREALVVSELALGQLDGGSAALLTLERSTGEKCQRCWKYLPLGTDPNHPSLCTPCTQIIHDNEEHDSTTSP